From the genome of Candidatus Zixiibacteriota bacterium:
CGCATGCTCCTCGCGGTCATTCGCATTCCCCTTGTGCTATTCTGTTATGCATGCTATTATGATCGCGCGCTCTTGCGCGGAGACGCCGCATGTCCCGTCACGACCGTCTACTCCACATCCTGATGCTCTTGCGCTCGCCGCGTCCGCTGTCGGTCGCGCGTCTGGCGCAGGAATGCGACGTCACGCCGCGCACGATCTACCGCGACATCGACACCATCAGCCGCGCGAACTACCCGATCTACTATGACAACGGCTACCGTCTGCTTCCCACCGGTTCCCTGCCGCCGCCGCAGTTCACTCCGGAGGAGCAGGGCCTTCTCCGGGCGGCGCTCGATGCCTGGCCTCTGGCGTCGACCGCTGCGTACCGCACCACGCTGCGCCGCATCGGCGCGAAGCTGAACGCCTGGCAGCCTGGAGGCCGGAGACAGGAGGGCCTGGCGGTCCGGCCACGTTCCGACACCGATCCCGGTCTCGATCCACGCTTCATGGGTGTGATCACGTGCGCCATCGAGGAAAGCCGCGCACTGGATCTGAAGTACGATTCGTTGTCATCCGGACAGAGCACGCGACGTGTCGATCCCCTGTTCATTGTCTTTCGTGGGCACGCGTACTATCTCGTCGCCTTCTGCCATAAGACTCATGAACACCGTTTGTTCCGGCTGGGGCGAATCCGTGCGCTGGCCGTCACCAGCCACACCTTCAAACGCGACCCGACCGTCTCGCTGGAGCGGCTCTTTCGGCACAATTGGGATGTCTACCTCGGGGCTCCATTCACCGCTACGGTCCGCTTCACCGGGAGTGCGGCCCGGGTCGTGGCCGGAACGCGCCGCCATCCTTCCAAACACGTCGCCAGCACGAGCGGCGGCTCGTTGCTCTACACGGTCACCGTGAACTCCGTCGAGGAATTCGGGCGGCGGATCTTGGGATTCGGCGGCGAGGCGCGTGTCGTGTCACCGCCGGCGTTGGTCCGATGGGTCCGTCGTCAGGCGCGGGAAACTCTGTCGGCCTATCGGCAGCCAAAGTCATAGCTCACGCAGGCAGAGAAATCGGCGCGGCACGCACAAGGCCGACGGGTGGGAAGCCCGCCGGCCTTCTGCATGGCATTGACAGTCGGCGATGTGATTCGTGCTTCCGGGGTTGACCTGCACCCGGTCGGGGGGTATTTTTGTCGTTTCGCCTGAGGGCACTCCGGGCCAGGGAACCAAAGGAGAGAATTGTGAAGGA
Proteins encoded in this window:
- a CDS encoding YafY family protein, encoding MSRHDRLLHILMLLRSPRPLSVARLAQECDVTPRTIYRDIDTISRANYPIYYDNGYRLLPTGSLPPPQFTPEEQGLLRAALDAWPLASTAAYRTTLRRIGAKLNAWQPGGRRQEGLAVRPRSDTDPGLDPRFMGVITCAIEESRALDLKYDSLSSGQSTRRVDPLFIVFRGHAYYLVAFCHKTHEHRLFRLGRIRALAVTSHTFKRDPTVSLERLFRHNWDVYLGAPFTATVRFTGSAARVVAGTRRHPSKHVASTSGGSLLYTVTVNSVEEFGRRILGFGGEARVVSPPALVRWVRRQARETLSAYRQPKS